The nucleotide sequence ATTCAACTACGGATAGTATTGAAAGGCGGTATAAACATCGTGTTGACAGGTCACGAGAGTAACTCGGCGGTCAATCGATTTAGCTCTAATTCGCAAAGGAGTGCTGAGGTCTATGCAACATAAAGAACATCATCGAATTGAACGAATTGGCTGGTTGCGCGCAGCGGTATTGGGTGCAAACGATGGTATTATTTCTACTGCGAGTTTGTTGATTGGTGTTGCTGCTGCCCACACGCCATACCATGGAATATTGGTAGCAGGGGGCGCAGGATTAATTGCGGGTGCCATGTCGATGGCTGCAGGGGAATATATATCGGTCAGTTCTCAAGCGGATACAGAAAAATCGGCTCTGCAACGTGAAAAGAAAGAACTGGAGACGAGTTTACCCAATGAAATTGAAGAGCTAACCACTGTATACATCAACCGCGGATTAGAACCTGACTTGGCAAATATCGTTGCAAGGCAATTGATGGCTCACGATGCATTAAGCACACACGCTCGCGACGAGCTTGGCATTACCGAAATAACAAGTGCACGCCCCCTTCAGGCAGCCCTGTTTTCCGCTGCCAGTTTTACTCTTGGTTCCTTATTACCGCTATTAACCCTTTTTTTTGCTCCCCAGCCTTATCTTATTTTAACCCTATCCGTGATGGCGGTTCTATTTCTGGCCTTACTGGGAGGCGTGGCTGCAAAGGTTGGCGGAGCCCGAATAATAGTAGGATGCTTACGGGTTGTGGTTTGGGGAAGTCTGGCAATGATTGTGAGTGCGGGTATTGGTTCCCTTCTGGGCATAGCGGTATAAAACCGCCTGATGATGGGGTCCATTAGACCTTAATCTAAACCAGTATTTAAAAGTTAAACGCCCTACTTAAGCGCATTTATTAATCTTCACCGAGTCACTTGGAAAGCCTATGGAAG is from Legionella donaldsonii and encodes:
- a CDS encoding VIT1/CCC1 transporter family protein codes for the protein MQHKEHHRIERIGWLRAAVLGANDGIISTASLLIGVAAAHTPYHGILVAGGAGLIAGAMSMAAGEYISVSSQADTEKSALQREKKELETSLPNEIEELTTVYINRGLEPDLANIVARQLMAHDALSTHARDELGITEITSARPLQAALFSAASFTLGSLLPLLTLFFAPQPYLILTLSVMAVLFLALLGGVAAKVGGARIIVGCLRVVVWGSLAMIVSAGIGSLLGIAV